The Candidatus Margulisiibacteriota bacterium DNA window CAAGATCCAAAAACATCAAAACAAAGACCCGTATCTGGCGGAATTTTCGGAAAAGTTGACCGAAGAGTTTGGGACAAAGGTTGAAATACACGGCAACGCCAAAAAAGGAAAGATCCTCATCAATTATTATTCACAGGAAGATCTTGAAAGAATAATGGAAGAGATTGCTTAAATTTAGATAAACAGTATCAGAAGGACCGCAGACACAGCTGCCAGACTGCCGCCAAAAGAGAACGCTATGGTTGGTCCGAATGTCTGCCAGAGAAGCCCCATGATAACGCTCGAGAAAAATGCGGAAAATCCTATCATCGTATTGTAGATGCCATAAGCCGTTGCTCTAACATTCGCAGGGATGCTGTCGGCTATCAAGGCCCTGGAAGTGCCTTCGATTATTCCGTAATAAGCTCCGTAAAGAGCAAAGAGCGCCCAGATATGCCAGGCCTGCGATGATCTTCCAAAACCAAAATATACAAGGCTGTAAACGATCAGTCCCGTGACGATCACTTTTTTTCTGCCCACGATATCCGATATCTTTCCCGCCGGAAGACAAAATGCGGTATAGACGCCGTTGAACATCATCCATAAAAGAGGGATAAAATACAACGAGATGTTGAAATCTTGAGCTCTTAATATTAAAAAAGCGTCCGACGAATTTCCCAGGGTGAAAAGGGTGTATATCAACATAAACGCGAGGAAGTTTTTATTGAGGAGGGGTTTTAGATTTAATTTTGATTGTTTTGCAGGGATGTGTCGCGACACGTCCCTACCATTATTGTTTTCTTTTACAAACAAAATAAGGATAATGACGGCGATCGCGGCCGGTATAGCAGACAACAAAAATATGATCCTGTAGGGGCTTGCAGCCGCAAGCCCCGCCCCTGTAAACCCACCCAACAAGGGCATCAAAATAAACGCGATCGCCGGTCCCGCCATAGCCCCGGCGCTGTCAAGCGCCCGGTGAAAACCAAATGATTTGCCTCTGTCGCAGGACTCGCAGGATTCAGCTATCAGAGCGTCTCTTGGCGAAGATCGAAGGCCTTTTCCAAGTCTGTCAAGAAACCTAAGACCGAGAACATGCCAACCTGCGGCGGAGATGGCAAGAAAAGGTTTTGCCAGAGTAGAAAGGCTGTAGCCAAAGACAACGATCTCTTTTCTTTTTCCCAACTTATCCGAAAGCCAGCCCGATACCAGCTTTATAAGACTTGCCGTTGCCTCCGCAATGCCTTCTATAAGTCCTATGAACGCCTTGTTAACTCCAAGAACGGATGAAAGGAATACCGGAAGGATAGGGTATATCATTTCGGAGCCGACATCCGTAAAAAAGCTGGTTATGCCCATCCAGAAGACATTTTTGTCAAAACCGAGGATCTTTGAGGATTTCATAACAAAAGGATTATATCATTTTGGCCGAATGGCGGATGAAAAACGTCTCTAAAAATGAGAAAATAAGTATATAAGCAGCAGTCAGGAGAAATATAAATGCCGTCATCATCAAACGACTTAAAAAGCTGGAAAGCCTTGCGGAACTCTTCAGAAAATTTTGTTCCAGATCTTAAGGGCTGGTTTGAAAAGGACTCCAAAAGGGCAGAGAGGTTTTCTATTGATTCCGCACATATATTTTATGATTACTCAAGGCAGCTGATAGACAAAAGTATATTTTCCCTTCTAATAAAACTGGCGGAAGAATCGGGGCTCCGAAACAAGATCGAAGACATGTTCTGCGGGAAGAAGATCAATATCACGGAAGACAGGTCGGTTCTTCATGCTGCGCTTCGGAATATTTCCGGCGCCCCTGTTTTAGTTGACGGCAAAGACGTAATGCCGGGAGTTAATTCTGTTCTTGAAAAGATAAAGGTTTTTTCCGGTGAGATCCATTCCGGTAAAAGAAAAGGCGTCACCGGCAAAAAACTGACAACGATAGTGTCCGTAGGCATAGGCGGTTCCTATCTTGGCCCCGAATATCTGGCGGAATCCTGCAGACCGTACGCAAAAGAGGGGATGAGGCTGATCTTTATCGCAAACGTGGACGGAGCTGATTTTACGGTAAAAACGACCGGAATTAATCCTGAAGAGACCCTTTTTGTCATTGTGTCCAAGACCTTTACCACGGCAGAGACCATGAAGAACGCCGGAACCGCAAAAGAATGGATGCAAAATAAGCTGGGGGACTCTCCGGATGTGATCAAAAAACACTTCATAGCGGTTTCAACAGCTAAGGATAAGGTCAAGGCTTTTGGGATAGACACGGAGAACATGTTCGCATTCTGGGGCTGGGTCGGCGGCAGGTTCAGCGCGACTTCGGCGGTAGGCGGGGTGCCTCTATCGCTTTATCTGGGCTTTGATAATTTTAGGAAGGTCCTCGAGGGAGCACGCTGGATGGACGAGCATTTCAGAAAAGAGCCTTTTGAAAAAAATATACCTGTAGTTTGCGCGCTCCTTGACATTTGGAACATAAATTTTTTGGGTCTAAAGAGCAGGGCGCTGCTTCCTTACAGCCAGCTGCTTGGAAAACTTCCTGCTCACACGCAGCAGGTGGAGATGGAAAGCAACGGCAAAAGCGTTGATATAGAAGGCAAAGAACTGGGCTTTGACACGGGAGAGGTGGTGTTTGGCGAGCCGGGTACCAACGGCCAGCATTCCTTTTACCAGTTGATACACCAGGGAACGCAGGTGATCCCGTGCGATTTTATCGGTTTTGTCAAGCCGCAGTACGAGGTGGGAGTTTCATCTTTGACCGAGGTCAGCCACCATGAAGAACTTATGACGAACTTTTTTGCCCAGCCGGACGCTCTTGCCTTTGGCAAGGATGACGAGCTTCCGCAAAAAAGGTTCTCCGGCAACAGGCCTTCCAGTTCGCTCCTGCTTAAGGAGTTGACCCCATTTACGGCCGGGGCACTGCTTGCCTTAACGGAGCACCGCGCAGCGGCCAAGGGCTTTATCTGGGGTATCAACAGTTTTGACCAGTTCGGGGTTGAGCTCGGGAAAAAGTTGGGGATCAAGATAAGAGAAGAAATGCTTAAAAAACACAAAGACAGCGCCTACAAATTTGACACCGGAAATTCCTCAACAGATGAGATGATGGAGCTGTTCTTCAAAGGCTGAGTTTTGTCCCAAGACAAATTACTTCATATCCGCCAGTATCTTGAAATCGGTCCGTATTCCTATCGATAGATGCAGTGATGATGCTTTAAAATCACCCGATAAGGAGGTTCCCGATGTCTAATTTCAGCATAAATCCGAACTGTCCGGCTTCTGTCATGAAAGGGCGGCTGGCCTCTACAAATGCCCGCCATCTTATGGCAAGAGTGGGTGTGGATGTGATAAGAGAGTTTGGTCCCTCTGTCTGCAGCGATCCAATGTCCCAGCGGGGTTTCTATTCAAAGGTGGTGGAATTGGGATACGACTCTATCTGCCGCAGAGGTCTGGATCCGGTCCTGGCAATGGAGCTGGACACCATAGCTGCCGCTGACCGGGAACTTTTTACGGGGTTCGGCAATGTTTCAAGGCATAACATCCTCGGGCTAGGGTTGTCGGTATATCCGGGTCTTTCCTCTCTTTCCAGGGCGGGAGCTTTGTTCCATGAACAAAGAGAAAGGGCGATGCAGGTGGCCTCTCTTCTAGAACAAAACTTCAGGACGCCTTTAGGTGATCCAAGCCCTGTAAGCCTGCTCGAGGACAACCCGGAATGGGCAACGGAGCAGCCGGATATAAGGAATATAAGAGGGAACATTGCCGGCGCAGTGTCTCAGGCCTTGGAAGAAGCTTATGCCATAGAGGATTTTCTGCTGGACGCAGGAGCTAAGGGCATCACTAATGTTGTGGTGTTCGGTATCGGCGCAAACGATATGTACCTGAAAGACCTCCCAATGCTTATCAACTCGGACGGGAACTCAAGGCGGAGGCTGTTCTCGGTATTTGAGCCCGGACAACTGTCGGAGCTGCCGGACGAACTTACGGCGGACAACACTTTGTTCATAGCCATCTCAAGAGGCGGAGGAACTCAAGAAACTCTAAAATCCATGGAATTTGCCTACCAACAGGGCAGAATGCGGCATCTGGTCACCTATGCCAACAAAGGGCCCGTAAAAGAATTTGCGGAAAGCAGGGGAGGCATGCTCCTTGGCCTGGAAAACTCGATAGGCGGAAGATACATGTGGGCAAAAGGCAAAATTGTACTGGTGCCGCTGGCGCTGACCGCTTCCCGGGAGGCTTTTGAGCAGTACACAGATGCCATGACAGAGTTTGACTCTGCCTTTTGGCCGGTCGGAGAGGACCGCACCATATTGGACCTGGCCTCCCATATGCATCTTTACATGTCCGCATACAATATCCCGGGTATCTTTGCCTGCAGCAACGGTCCGGTCCTGGATGCCGGGCTGCGCCAGTTTTTCCAGCTTCACAATGAGGCTGTAGGAAAGATAACCAACCATACGATAGCGTACGGGGCGGGGATGGAAATGCTGCCCTTTGCCCACGCGGGAGCGGACGGACTGCTGGGCGCGGCAATTTCCGCTCAGGTCTACGGGGCGTTCATTTTTGACACAAAGTACGAGCCAAAAACTCAGGCCCTGACACCACAGGACCTTGTAGGTGCCGATCTTGCACACGAAGGGCTGACCCCGGAACTGCTGAGAATGGCCTGCGTTTTTCCCAACCAGGCAAAGTTCACCTACGCGGGGGCTCCAAATTTTATGA harbors:
- a CDS encoding MFS transporter, which encodes MKSSKILGFDKNVFWMGITSFFTDVGSEMIYPILPVFLSSVLGVNKAFIGLIEGIAEATASLIKLVSGWLSDKLGKRKEIVVFGYSLSTLAKPFLAISAAGWHVLGLRFLDRLGKGLRSSPRDALIAESCESCDRGKSFGFHRALDSAGAMAGPAIAFILMPLLGGFTGAGLAAASPYRIIFLLSAIPAAIAVIILILFVKENNNGRDVSRHIPAKQSKLNLKPLLNKNFLAFMLIYTLFTLGNSSDAFLILRAQDFNISLYFIPLLWMMFNGVYTAFCLPAGKISDIVGRKKVIVTGLIVYSLVYFGFGRSSQAWHIWALFALYGAYYGIIEGTSRALIADSIPANVRATAYGIYNTMIGFSAFFSSVIMGLLWQTFGPTIAFSFGGSLAAVSAVLLILFI
- the pgi gene encoding glucose-6-phosphate isomerase; the protein is MPSSSNDLKSWKALRNSSENFVPDLKGWFEKDSKRAERFSIDSAHIFYDYSRQLIDKSIFSLLIKLAEESGLRNKIEDMFCGKKINITEDRSVLHAALRNISGAPVLVDGKDVMPGVNSVLEKIKVFSGEIHSGKRKGVTGKKLTTIVSVGIGGSYLGPEYLAESCRPYAKEGMRLIFIANVDGADFTVKTTGINPEETLFVIVSKTFTTAETMKNAGTAKEWMQNKLGDSPDVIKKHFIAVSTAKDKVKAFGIDTENMFAFWGWVGGRFSATSAVGGVPLSLYLGFDNFRKVLEGARWMDEHFRKEPFEKNIPVVCALLDIWNINFLGLKSRALLPYSQLLGKLPAHTQQVEMESNGKSVDIEGKELGFDTGEVVFGEPGTNGQHSFYQLIHQGTQVIPCDFIGFVKPQYEVGVSSLTEVSHHEELMTNFFAQPDALAFGKDDELPQKRFSGNRPSSSLLLKELTPFTAGALLALTEHRAAAKGFIWGINSFDQFGVELGKKLGIKIREEMLKKHKDSAYKFDTGNSSTDEMMELFFKG